A window of Exiguobacterium sp. FSL W8-0210 contains these coding sequences:
- a CDS encoding nuclear transport factor 2 family protein, giving the protein MVLNRYFDLFDASRTDAQAFEDLVSLFTTDITFVLNGQPKHGIDAWKQFVRHVFTANQDIKHMYAGWEETTPGTYETRWAVCGKRADGSVFTQDGKDIARLDENGRIAYLENVPDDPTMFRS; this is encoded by the coding sequence ATGGTATTGAATCGTTATTTTGACTTATTCGACGCGTCACGCACGGACGCACAAGCTTTTGAGGATCTCGTTTCCTTATTCACGACAGACATCACGTTCGTTCTGAACGGACAACCAAAGCATGGCATCGACGCCTGGAAACAGTTCGTCCGTCATGTGTTTACAGCGAATCAAGACATTAAGCACATGTATGCGGGCTGGGAAGAAACAACACCAGGAACGTATGAAACACGCTGGGCAGTTTGCGGAAAACGGGCAGACGGTAGTGTCTTCACGCAAGACGGAAAAGATATCGCACGTCTCGATGAAAACGGACGGATCGCTTACCTGGAGAACGTTCCAGATGATCCGACGATGTTCCGTTCATAA
- a CDS encoding Rrf2 family transcriptional regulator encodes MQMKTGVEQSVYAMLLLTFLPDRAVLSGEFISQQLGASPTYFQKLLRKLVQADLLYSVPGVKGGFRLRRPADEIQIFDVYQAIEGKQTLYASSGVFEDLMGIQEQEIGLLSNLMTEAEEAWQSTLKRESIGSIRQAIDASCPPKHLERLHALITDRMMTL; translated from the coding sequence ATGCAAATGAAAACCGGGGTCGAGCAATCCGTCTACGCGATGTTGCTCTTGACCTTTCTTCCGGATCGCGCTGTGTTGTCCGGTGAATTCATCAGCCAGCAACTCGGTGCCTCGCCAACCTATTTTCAAAAACTCTTACGAAAACTCGTTCAGGCGGATCTGTTGTATTCCGTACCGGGCGTCAAAGGGGGCTTTCGCTTACGGCGTCCGGCAGACGAAATTCAAATCTTTGACGTTTATCAAGCAATCGAAGGCAAGCAGACGTTGTATGCGTCAAGCGGTGTCTTCGAGGATTTGATGGGAATTCAGGAACAGGAAATCGGTCTACTCTCGAATCTGATGACAGAGGCGGAAGAGGCGTGGCAATCGACTTTAAAGCGCGAATCGATCGGATCGATCCGTCAAGCAATCGATGCCTCCTGTCCACCGAAACATTTAGAACGGTTGCATGCGTTAATCACAGACCGGATGATGACACTTTAA
- the cydD gene encoding thiol reductant ABC exporter subunit CydD, translated as MNPLKGIVEIPRSILIQFIIAAFLMGVAVVGQSFGIVLTVDRIFLKEQPFEAVIPLLLVVLGMLLLRVAVTYWNGRLGTTLSAHMKQALREALVAKYTGRSVEMMLQGQAGQKVSVLLDAVDEMDSYYSQYLPKVVQTTIVPLMVLIAAFSYDWITGLVMMITAPFIPLFYIIIGIMTQKRADAQLEKMTAFSGTFLDTLQGLTTLKLFGRAKRQRDVIEKSSLDFRDATLTVLKLAFLSSLMLEFISMLSMGMIALEVSLRLILFQSITFIPAFLMLVLAPEYYLALKEMGAAFHTGRGSVAAAKQIAAELTADDRPVAFGQSELSMNRPPRIVLDEVDFTYQEGRFALQDVTLAIEPYQKVALIGRSGAGKSTVLQLIAGLADPKEGRILLDGINRSQVEEASWFRQLSYISQHPYLYAGTLAENIAIGELRQATPEEIFEAAQAAGLEELIATLPEGIDTVIGEGGRGLSGGEKQRVALARAFLKRPNVIVFDEPTTGLDVKTERLLQQAIEQLGQTATVITVAHRLHTIERSDQIVVLDGGRIVDCGTHDELLGRDSEYARMRSVQRGEETR; from the coding sequence ATGAATCCATTAAAAGGAATCGTCGAGATTCCACGCAGTATTCTCATTCAATTCATCATTGCAGCTTTCCTGATGGGGGTTGCGGTCGTCGGTCAATCGTTTGGTATCGTGTTGACGGTCGATCGGATTTTCTTGAAAGAACAACCGTTTGAAGCCGTCATTCCGTTACTACTTGTCGTCCTCGGGATGCTGTTGCTCCGGGTCGCCGTGACGTATTGGAACGGTCGTCTCGGTACGACGTTATCGGCACACATGAAGCAGGCGCTTCGGGAAGCGCTCGTTGCGAAATACACGGGTCGTTCGGTCGAGATGATGCTACAAGGGCAAGCGGGACAGAAGGTCAGTGTCTTGCTCGACGCTGTAGACGAGATGGACAGCTACTACAGTCAGTACTTGCCGAAAGTAGTCCAGACGACGATTGTTCCCTTGATGGTCTTGATCGCGGCATTCAGCTATGACTGGATCACCGGTCTCGTCATGATGATTACGGCACCGTTCATTCCGTTGTTCTACATCATCATCGGCATCATGACGCAAAAGCGGGCCGATGCTCAACTCGAGAAGATGACGGCATTCTCGGGAACGTTCCTTGATACGTTGCAAGGACTGACGACCTTGAAGTTATTTGGTCGTGCGAAACGACAACGTGATGTCATCGAAAAAAGCAGTCTTGATTTCCGTGATGCGACGTTAACGGTTTTGAAGCTCGCCTTCTTATCGTCGCTGATGCTTGAGTTCATATCGATGCTCAGCATGGGAATGATTGCACTTGAAGTCAGTCTGCGCTTGATTTTGTTCCAAAGCATTACCTTCATCCCGGCGTTCTTGATGCTCGTGTTGGCACCAGAATACTATCTTGCCTTAAAAGAGATGGGAGCTGCCTTCCATACGGGACGCGGTAGTGTCGCGGCAGCGAAACAAATCGCAGCCGAACTAACAGCAGACGATCGTCCTGTTGCCTTCGGTCAATCAGAACTTTCGATGAACCGTCCACCACGAATCGTCTTGGATGAAGTTGATTTTACGTATCAAGAAGGACGCTTTGCCTTACAAGACGTGACACTTGCGATTGAACCGTATCAAAAGGTGGCGTTGATCGGTCGCAGTGGTGCCGGTAAGTCGACTGTCTTGCAGTTGATTGCCGGACTCGCGGATCCAAAAGAAGGACGGATTCTGCTTGACGGGATTAATCGCAGTCAGGTGGAGGAAGCGAGTTGGTTCCGTCAGTTGAGCTACATCTCGCAGCATCCGTATCTGTATGCCGGAACGCTGGCAGAAAACATTGCGATCGGTGAACTCCGTCAAGCAACGCCGGAAGAAATCTTTGAGGCGGCACAGGCAGCAGGACTCGAGGAGTTGATTGCGACGTTACCTGAAGGGATTGACACAGTAATTGGAGAAGGCGGACGTGGTCTATCAGGTGGCGAGAAACAGCGCGTTGCGTTGGCACGAGCGTTCTTGAAACGACCGAACGTCATCGTCTTTGATGAACCGACGACAGGACTCGACGTCAAAACGGAGCGACTGCTCCAACAAGCGATCGAACAGCTTGGACAAACAGCGACAGTCATCACTGTCGCACACCGCCTGCATACGATCGAGCGCTCAGATCAAATCGTCGTCCTCGACGGCGGACGAATCGTCGATTGTGGTACGCACGATGAACTGCTTGGACGTGATTCGGAGTATGCCCGGATGCGTAGCGTCCAGAGAGGGGAGGAAACACGATGA
- the cydC gene encoding thiol reductant ABC exporter subunit CydC yields MKELLGVFRLMVHQKRDIAWSIFFGVLAGVTAVGLFAASGYLISKAALLPPIQTLAVLIALQKISSLTRAASRYAERYYSHRATFTILSDIRTSFYRRLEPLAPGIFGKYRSGDLLARIVGDVESLQNTFLRVLYPPIVLLLVFFCTIFFVSFFSWTIAGILLLGLILTGFLIPGWFAYREQRFARSVRVRRGDLSTEVTELFQGYRDLKIYQQLDQKEQDLNAVAKRYVEEEKRNGLHAVSNLALNTMVTLIISWLVLGVGAYLVASGQLEGVFLALLVMTSLTVFENAAPMAILPGFFEDSRHAAKRLDEVVTEQEEPTYDTFVLDQAPSFETNALTFTFPDAPRPVLRDVTVSIPAGKKTAIVGASGSGKSTLLQLMLRMYPADGLTIAGQESQTVDPEGLWQHANVVLQQNHYFYGTLRDNLLLANEAATDEAMRQALDDVGLTTFELNDRVFEKGENLSGGEKQRLAIARVLLREASLYLLDEPTSSVDALTEQMILDRLLTRAEDATLVLVSHRLAGLEAMDQIIVMDQGHVIEVGTYTELMARQGAFYELKQIEQSVFAPIG; encoded by the coding sequence ATGAAGGAACTATTAGGAGTCTTTCGATTGATGGTGCATCAAAAACGCGATATCGCCTGGTCGATTTTCTTCGGTGTCCTCGCTGGAGTGACGGCGGTCGGGTTATTCGCAGCAAGTGGTTACCTGATTTCAAAGGCAGCCTTATTGCCACCGATTCAAACACTTGCCGTCCTGATTGCGCTACAAAAAATCTCGAGTCTGACACGTGCCGCCAGTCGATATGCGGAACGTTATTATTCGCACCGGGCGACGTTTACGATCCTCAGTGATATCCGGACGTCGTTCTACCGGAGACTCGAGCCGCTCGCGCCAGGAATTTTCGGCAAATACCGGAGTGGGGATTTACTTGCCCGGATCGTCGGGGACGTCGAGAGTCTGCAAAATACGTTTTTACGTGTTCTCTATCCACCGATTGTCTTGTTGCTTGTCTTCTTCTGTACGATCTTTTTCGTCAGTTTCTTCTCGTGGACGATTGCCGGGATTCTATTACTTGGTTTGATTCTGACCGGTTTCTTGATTCCAGGTTGGTTCGCGTACCGCGAACAACGTTTCGCACGTTCGGTTCGTGTCCGCCGTGGTGATCTTTCAACAGAAGTGACAGAGCTGTTCCAGGGCTATCGTGACTTAAAGATTTACCAGCAACTTGATCAAAAAGAACAGGACTTGAATGCCGTCGCGAAACGGTATGTCGAGGAAGAAAAACGTAATGGGCTACATGCCGTCTCGAACTTGGCCTTGAATACGATGGTGACGCTGATCATCTCTTGGCTCGTTCTTGGTGTCGGCGCCTATCTCGTCGCGAGTGGACAGCTCGAAGGGGTCTTCCTCGCTTTACTCGTCATGACATCGCTGACCGTTTTTGAAAACGCCGCACCGATGGCGATTTTACCGGGCTTTTTCGAAGATAGCCGGCATGCTGCGAAACGACTTGATGAAGTCGTGACCGAGCAAGAAGAGCCAACTTATGACACGTTTGTTCTCGATCAGGCACCATCCTTTGAAACGAACGCGTTGACGTTCACTTTCCCTGATGCACCGCGTCCGGTCTTACGTGACGTCACCGTCTCAATTCCTGCCGGCAAGAAGACGGCGATCGTCGGGGCGAGTGGTTCCGGGAAATCCACGTTACTTCAATTGATGTTACGGATGTATCCAGCGGACGGATTAACAATTGCAGGTCAAGAGAGTCAGACGGTTGATCCGGAAGGACTGTGGCAACACGCAAATGTCGTGCTGCAACAGAATCATTACTTTTATGGAACGCTTCGCGATAATCTATTGCTTGCGAACGAAGCAGCAACGGACGAGGCGATGCGTCAAGCACTCGATGATGTTGGGTTAACGACGTTCGAATTAAACGATCGTGTATTTGAAAAAGGCGAGAACTTGTCTGGAGGAGAAAAACAACGCTTAGCGATTGCTCGTGTGCTTTTGCGGGAAGCGTCGCTTTACTTGCTTGACGAACCGACGTCTTCCGTTGATGCTTTGACGGAACAGATGATTCTCGATCGATTGTTGACACGAGCGGAGGACGCGACACTTGTCCTCGTCAGCCACCGGTTAGCGGGTCTTGAAGCGATGGATCAAATCATCGTCATGGATCAAGGTCACGTCATCGAAGTCGGAACATATACCGAATTGATGGCGCGACAAGGAGCGTTCTATGAATTAAAACAAATCGAACAGTCCGTGTTTGCTCCGATTGGATAA
- a CDS encoding cyclase produces MHIEQSSIVVDQTTVSYDHFQMGSKQVCFLISGASYLYDHPYFYYSRMALLARDIDVICIHYVTEDLFSMSDTESNTCMTRRVDAVVSEVLATHTYENVQFIAKSLGTIPLAALLAKPSLQTARFVFLTPVLTEVAEQIANSSQGGLLVIGTADKFYDEAALETCRTSQLTIDIMEGANHSLDQGFEVDQSLAVLGRVVRQIEASLFEPLPK; encoded by the coding sequence ATGCATATCGAACAATCATCCATCGTCGTCGATCAGACGACCGTTTCATATGATCATTTTCAAATGGGATCCAAACAGGTTTGCTTCTTGATTTCGGGAGCATCTTATTTGTACGATCATCCTTACTTCTACTACAGCCGGATGGCACTACTAGCTCGAGACATCGATGTCATCTGTATCCACTATGTGACAGAAGATTTATTTTCGATGTCAGACACTGAATCGAATACCTGCATGACACGTCGAGTCGACGCTGTCGTCTCTGAAGTGCTGGCGACACATACATACGAAAACGTTCAGTTCATCGCAAAGTCGTTAGGAACGATTCCGCTAGCGGCATTGCTTGCTAAGCCGAGTCTACAGACAGCACGCTTTGTCTTCTTAACACCCGTCCTGACTGAAGTGGCCGAACAAATCGCCAATTCGTCGCAAGGTGGACTCCTCGTCATCGGGACAGCCGATAAGTTTTATGATGAAGCGGCACTTGAAACGTGTCGCACCTCACAACTGACGATTGATATCATGGAAGGAGCGAATCACTCCTTGGATCAAGGATTCGAGGTCGATCAATCACTTGCGGTCCTAGGACGTGTCGTTCGTCAAATCGAAGCCAGTTTGTTCGAACCACTACCTAAGTAA
- the kynB gene encoding arylformamidase, producing MTRWIDVSQPLDRHVTTWPGDTPFEATLTWNKADTGSVNVGKVTMSLHTGTHVDAPFHFDDAGQKIVDLDPDLYIGHARVIYLPGRTEITAADLDGFELNDVQRLIIKTDGWIDKSTFPETIPVLTPSLAERLGELGISLIGLDLPSVDAIDSKEMAAHHALAQHGVHILEGLVLDAITPGDYHLNAVPLPLVDGDGSPVRALLRPY from the coding sequence ATGACACGATGGATTGATGTTTCACAACCACTTGATCGCCACGTCACGACGTGGCCGGGAGATACACCGTTTGAAGCGACATTGACATGGAATAAGGCAGACACCGGTTCCGTTAACGTCGGAAAGGTAACGATGAGTCTGCATACTGGCACTCATGTCGATGCGCCGTTTCATTTTGACGATGCCGGACAAAAAATCGTCGATCTTGATCCGGATCTCTACATCGGACATGCGCGCGTCATTTACTTACCAGGTCGTACAGAAATCACAGCCGCTGATTTAGATGGCTTTGAGCTAAATGATGTCCAGCGCTTGATCATCAAAACAGATGGTTGGATCGACAAATCAACTTTCCCAGAAACGATTCCCGTCTTGACGCCAAGTCTTGCTGAGCGTCTCGGAGAACTCGGGATTTCGCTGATTGGTCTCGACTTACCAAGCGTCGATGCGATCGATAGCAAGGAAATGGCGGCCCATCACGCACTGGCGCAGCATGGAGTCCATATCCTTGAAGGACTCGTCCTTGATGCGATCACGCCTGGTGATTACCACCTCAACGCTGTTCCACTTCCGCTCGTCGACGGCGACGGTAGTCCAGTCCGTGCCTTACTTCGTCCATACTAA
- a CDS encoding amino acid permease yields MEQPTELRRELKTRQLTMIAMGCAIGTGLFLGSGLAIGLAGPSVLISYAVGAFIVLLLMGCLAEMTVAHPTSGSFGTIAERYISPYAGFLVRYSYWIANVLAIGVEVSAIAIYMKYWFPDVPGVVWILVFAAALIYINATTVNTFATFEYWFSVIKISAILLFILLGAYLVIGSPSPEIGPQNFTNDGGFMPFGFSGLWIAIFISLFSFLGTELIAVTAGEAKDPDVAVPKALKATVFRLSTFYVVTIALMLMIVPWQQAGGVDQSPFVKVMEMLSIPYAGGIMNFIILTAALSAMNSQLYASTRMMYSLSKATYAPKVFGRLNRKGVPLFALALSTLGIFLAAIISSQSSVSYPFMMGISMFGAIFTWFMIFISHLYFRKAWEREGGRTLPVRMMGYPYLTALGALLLFALVLTTWFTDFQIVLKFGVPWLVFLSIAYFFWKRAHPEQPQTAEKRKLN; encoded by the coding sequence ATGGAACAACCTACTGAACTACGACGTGAACTCAAGACACGCCAACTCACGATGATTGCAATGGGCTGTGCGATCGGAACCGGTCTTTTCCTCGGAAGTGGACTTGCGATCGGACTTGCCGGACCGAGTGTTCTGATCAGTTACGCAGTCGGCGCTTTCATCGTCCTACTTTTAATGGGCTGTCTCGCTGAAATGACGGTCGCCCATCCGACATCTGGCTCGTTCGGTACGATTGCCGAACGATACATTAGTCCATATGCGGGTTTTCTCGTCCGCTATTCATACTGGATCGCAAACGTTCTCGCGATCGGCGTTGAGGTCAGTGCGATCGCTATCTATATGAAATACTGGTTCCCCGACGTTCCCGGGGTCGTCTGGATTCTCGTATTTGCTGCCGCGTTGATTTACATCAATGCCACGACAGTCAATACGTTCGCGACCTTCGAATACTGGTTCTCAGTCATTAAAATCAGTGCCATCTTGCTATTCATCCTGCTTGGCGCCTACTTGGTCATCGGTAGTCCAAGTCCTGAGATTGGTCCTCAAAACTTCACAAATGACGGTGGATTCATGCCGTTCGGCTTCTCAGGTCTCTGGATCGCGATCTTCATCTCCCTGTTCAGCTTCCTCGGAACAGAATTGATTGCCGTCACTGCTGGTGAAGCGAAGGATCCAGATGTTGCTGTACCGAAAGCATTAAAAGCGACGGTCTTCCGCCTCTCGACGTTTTATGTCGTCACGATTGCTTTGATGTTGATGATCGTCCCATGGCAACAAGCAGGCGGTGTCGATCAAAGTCCGTTCGTCAAAGTAATGGAGATGCTATCGATTCCATATGCAGGCGGTATCATGAACTTCATCATCCTGACAGCGGCGCTGTCTGCGATGAACAGTCAACTGTACGCTTCGACACGGATGATGTATTCGTTATCGAAGGCAACGTATGCGCCAAAAGTATTTGGACGCTTGAATCGAAAAGGTGTACCACTCTTCGCACTCGCCTTATCGACACTCGGCATTTTTCTCGCAGCGATCATCAGCAGTCAATCGAGCGTCTCTTATCCATTCATGATGGGGATTTCGATGTTCGGGGCGATTTTCACATGGTTCATGATTTTCATCTCCCATCTGTACTTCCGTAAAGCCTGGGAACGTGAAGGTGGACGGACGTTACCGGTTCGGATGATGGGCTATCCCTATCTGACTGCCCTCGGTGCATTGTTGTTATTCGCACTCGTACTAACGACATGGTTCACGGATTTCCAAATCGTCTTGAAGTTTGGTGTACCGTGGTTAGTGTTCTTATCGATCGCCTATTTCTTCTGGAAACGGGCGCATCCGGAACAACCACAGACCGCTGAAAAACGAAAACTGAATTAA
- the kynU gene encoding kynureninase gives MTLQAKRTDAVARDEQDALAAYRDEFYLQPGSIYMDGNSLGLLSKRAEKTLLESLSDWKELGIDGWMKGRHPWFELSERLAALNAPLVGAQSEEVMVTGSTTVNLHQLVATFFQPTEGRDKILADALTFPSDIYALQSQLRLRGLDPETHLIQVPSRDGRFLEEDDIIAAMTDDIALIVLPAVLYRSGQILDMERLTKAAHDRGILIGFDGCHSVGAVPHAFHDWGVDFAYWCNYKHLNGGPGTVGGLFVHERHFGTLPGLTGWFGSRKDKQFDMDHTMTPAAHAGAFQIGTPHVLSLAPQIGALEMFDEVGIEAVRTKSLALTQYMMELVEQELTPYGFVIGNPIDDKRRGAHLSLEHPEAARICKALKENRIIPDFRAPNIVRLAPVALYNTFTDVYDVVATLKRIMKDKEYERFANEREVVA, from the coding sequence ATGACACTGCAAGCAAAACGGACCGATGCTGTTGCTCGGGATGAGCAAGATGCACTCGCTGCCTATCGTGATGAGTTTTATCTGCAACCGGGTAGTATCTATATGGACGGAAACTCGCTCGGCTTATTGTCGAAGCGTGCCGAGAAGACGTTGCTCGAGTCGCTATCAGACTGGAAAGAACTCGGAATCGATGGCTGGATGAAAGGACGTCATCCTTGGTTTGAATTATCGGAACGTCTCGCTGCTCTCAACGCTCCGCTCGTCGGCGCACAATCTGAAGAAGTCATGGTCACTGGTTCGACGACCGTCAATCTCCATCAACTCGTCGCGACATTCTTCCAACCAACAGAAGGACGAGATAAGATTTTAGCGGATGCGCTGACGTTCCCGTCGGATATCTATGCCCTCCAAAGCCAACTTCGCTTACGTGGTCTGGATCCGGAGACACATCTCATCCAAGTACCGAGTCGGGACGGTCGCTTTTTAGAAGAAGACGATATCATCGCCGCGATGACGGATGATATCGCGTTAATCGTCTTGCCGGCGGTACTTTACCGAAGTGGACAAATTCTCGATATGGAGCGTTTGACGAAGGCGGCACACGACCGTGGCATCCTGATTGGTTTTGATGGTTGTCATTCCGTCGGAGCCGTTCCCCACGCGTTCCATGACTGGGGCGTCGACTTTGCCTACTGGTGTAATTACAAACACTTGAACGGTGGTCCTGGAACGGTTGGCGGATTATTCGTCCACGAACGTCATTTCGGAACGTTGCCTGGTCTGACGGGCTGGTTTGGTTCGCGGAAGGATAAGCAGTTCGATATGGATCATACGATGACACCGGCGGCGCATGCCGGTGCCTTCCAAATCGGGACACCACACGTCTTAAGTCTTGCTCCACAAATCGGTGCATTAGAGATGTTTGACGAAGTCGGTATCGAAGCCGTTCGGACAAAATCACTCGCGTTGACGCAGTACATGATGGAACTCGTCGAGCAGGAACTCACACCGTACGGTTTCGTCATCGGAAATCCGATCGACGATAAACGCCGTGGGGCGCATCTCAGCCTCGAGCACCCGGAAGCGGCACGGATCTGTAAAGCACTCAAGGAAAATCGGATCATTCCCGATTTCCGGGCACCAAACATCGTCCGTCTAGCACCCGTCGCGCTCTACAATACGTTTACCGATGTCTATGACGTCGTCGCGACACTTAAACGAATCATGAAAGATAAAGAATACGAACGTTTCGCGAATGAACGCGAAGTCGTTGCTTAA
- a CDS encoding TetR/AcrR family transcriptional regulator, protein MSSSQPEKIDKRHLRTVRTREKLLSAARDVFLEQGFQTATISQIIKQAGVGYGTAYVHFEGKDELLVVLMEDVMSRFHAIAERTFKPTTPLEAKERIVTQATDFLRLAEEERAILRIVEQAIGVSYIVRAKWKAIRERFIDRISQDIQYAQETGLARQDVDSKLVARGWFFANEMYLFEVVREEATGTIEEIAHVLATIYTQGLYRIED, encoded by the coding sequence ATGTCATCTTCTCAACCAGAAAAAATCGATAAACGTCATCTGCGCACGGTGCGGACACGCGAGAAACTGTTGAGTGCGGCACGTGACGTCTTCTTAGAACAAGGGTTTCAAACGGCAACGATTTCACAAATCATTAAACAAGCTGGCGTCGGTTACGGAACAGCCTATGTCCATTTCGAAGGGAAAGATGAGCTGCTCGTCGTCCTGATGGAAGATGTCATGAGCCGCTTCCACGCGATCGCGGAACGAACATTCAAACCGACGACGCCGCTCGAGGCAAAGGAACGCATCGTGACGCAAGCGACGGATTTCTTACGTCTCGCGGAAGAAGAACGAGCGATACTACGGATTGTGGAGCAAGCAATCGGCGTGTCTTACATCGTCCGTGCGAAATGGAAAGCGATTCGGGAACGGTTCATTGATCGGATCAGTCAGGATATCCAGTATGCGCAGGAGACAGGACTTGCGCGGCAGGATGTCGACTCGAAACTCGTCGCCCGTGGTTGGTTCTTCGCGAATGAGATGTATTTATTCGAAGTCGTCCGCGAAGAGGCGACAGGGACGATCGAAGAGATCGCGCACGTCTTAGCGACGATTTATACGCAAGGACTCTACCGGATCGAGGATTGA
- a CDS encoding DUF4385 domain-containing protein yields MAFDYDLDFKTTDFRKEPEKYRVGRGEQGVLLVEPYKSEILPHWRFKTPDIAKESSEKIYEMYLAYKEDGDFVGMDMARKFIQMGHTRARRYANYKGGRKYKDKETKELHTREIDEEKAKSAAIFQEKWDLIRADEEYLELKRAHQKQYG; encoded by the coding sequence ATGGCGTTTGATTACGATCTCGATTTCAAGACGACGGATTTTCGTAAGGAGCCGGAAAAGTACCGGGTTGGACGCGGGGAGCAAGGGGTCTTACTCGTCGAACCTTACAAAAGTGAGATTTTGCCGCATTGGCGTTTTAAGACGCCGGATATCGCGAAGGAATCGTCTGAGAAAATTTATGAGATGTATTTAGCTTATAAAGAAGACGGGGACTTCGTCGGCATGGATATGGCGCGGAAGTTCATTCAGATGGGACATACGCGCGCACGACGTTACGCGAACTATAAGGGTGGGCGTAAATATAAAGATAAAGAGACTAAAGAATTGCACACGCGCGAGATCGACGAAGAAAAAGCAAAATCTGCGGCCATCTTCCAAGAAAAATGGGATTTGATCCGGGCGGATGAAGAATACCTTGAACTTAAACGTGCGCATCAAAAGCAATACGGATAA
- a CDS encoding MFS transporter — translation MHADQRKKLTVLMINMFIAVGSFGIIIPILPAYLASIGQGGTAAGLMIAIFAGAQLVMSPIAGKWADQYGRRKMIIYGLIGLTLSMFVFYFSNSVTVLYISRAIGGAGAALLIPAIFAYVADITTMDQRAKGNSYVSAAMSLGIVIGPGIGGFLAEYDLKLPLLVSAIVSGAAVLFSVLLLQESETHDATAMAPDEGSMLKKLGTSFKKPYFVPLVITLVMSFGLMAYESVLGLFVDDQFGASPKDIAIMVTSTGIISVIAQIFIVDKLSRSFGEGKVLNLFLFIAALGFLLSLLTSSYGGFFAITLVIFLATSILRPVLNTMISKLAGNEQGFAMGMNNAYMSIGNVLGPTLAGVLYDVNILYPFALGLIFLVVTFIGSFIWQKRQARLIAKVEQSS, via the coding sequence TTGCACGCGGATCAACGAAAAAAATTAACGGTCCTCATGATCAATATGTTTATTGCGGTCGGGAGCTTCGGGATCATCATTCCGATTCTACCCGCTTACTTAGCTTCGATTGGACAAGGTGGGACGGCGGCTGGGTTAATGATCGCCATCTTTGCCGGAGCACAACTCGTCATGTCACCGATTGCCGGAAAATGGGCGGACCAATACGGTCGTCGCAAGATGATCATCTATGGATTGATCGGCTTGACGCTCTCGATGTTTGTCTTCTACTTCTCCAATTCCGTCACGGTCCTCTACATCTCGCGCGCAATCGGCGGTGCCGGTGCTGCACTCCTGATTCCAGCAATTTTTGCTTACGTCGCGGACATCACGACGATGGATCAACGCGCAAAAGGAAACAGTTACGTCTCAGCTGCGATGTCACTCGGAATCGTCATCGGTCCTGGAATCGGTGGATTCCTTGCCGAGTATGACTTAAAATTGCCACTCCTCGTCTCAGCGATCGTCTCGGGGGCAGCCGTCTTGTTCAGCGTTCTGTTACTTCAAGAAAGCGAAACACACGATGCGACAGCGATGGCACCAGACGAAGGTTCGATGCTCAAGAAACTCGGAACGTCGTTTAAGAAACCGTACTTCGTCCCGCTCGTCATTACACTCGTCATGAGCTTTGGTCTCATGGCATACGAATCAGTACTTGGTCTATTCGTCGATGATCAATTCGGTGCTTCACCGAAAGACATCGCGATCATGGTGACGTCGACCGGGATCATCAGTGTCATTGCTCAAATCTTCATCGTCGATAAGTTATCTCGTAGTTTCGGAGAAGGAAAGGTCTTGAACCTATTCCTGTTCATCGCAGCGCTCGGCTTCCTATTGTCATTATTGACATCAAGTTACGGTGGATTCTTTGCGATCACTCTCGTCATCTTCCTTGCGACATCGATTTTACGTCCCGTCTTGAATACGATGATTTCAAAACTCGCTGGTAATGAGCAAGGCTTTGCTATGGGAATGAACAACGCCTACATGAGCATCGGGAACGTGCTCGGACCGACGCTTGCGGGTGTCCTGTATGACGTCAACATTCTCTATCCGTTTGCACTCGGTCTGATTTTCCTCGTCGTGACGTTCATTGGATCATTCATCTGGCAAAAACGTCAAGCACGATTGATTGCCAAGGTCGAACAAAGTTCTTAA